One window from the genome of Cryobacterium sp. GrIS_2_6 encodes:
- a CDS encoding DMT family transporter: MAALLSRFRVDLLLLLVAAAWGSTYLVSKELVTLESVVALLAIRMLFAAVVMAALVAARRHRITPGELRSGILLGIVLAAVFAFETFGIAHTSATNAGLIISLTIVFTPILDSAVSGRRLPGRFFLAALIAIGGVALLASGGVFQAPSLGDLLVLAAAIIRAIHVTSMFKLTGNTPTNSLHLTTVQLSTCAVIFSAASLFYGDSIPHFLARLDPGRTLLFLYLVLACTVFAFLIQTWAVRRTSPSRVSLLLGTEPVWAAIVGIAVAHDLVALAGYVGIALILAGTAWGRSVEQRHRLAPAAHQIPASRS, from the coding sequence ATGGCCGCCCTCCTCAGTCGATTCCGCGTCGACCTGCTCCTGCTTCTGGTCGCCGCCGCGTGGGGATCGACATACCTCGTCTCCAAAGAACTGGTCACGCTAGAATCCGTCGTCGCCCTGCTCGCGATACGGATGCTGTTCGCTGCGGTCGTCATGGCAGCCCTCGTTGCCGCACGGCGGCACCGGATTACGCCAGGGGAGTTGCGATCCGGGATACTGCTCGGGATTGTGCTGGCTGCCGTGTTCGCCTTCGAAACCTTCGGGATCGCCCACACATCGGCCACGAATGCCGGACTCATCATCAGCCTGACGATCGTGTTCACTCCGATTCTGGATTCCGCCGTCTCGGGTCGACGCCTGCCCGGCAGGTTCTTCCTGGCCGCGCTGATCGCCATCGGTGGAGTCGCCCTGCTCGCCAGTGGCGGTGTCTTCCAGGCGCCGAGCCTCGGCGACCTGCTCGTGCTCGCCGCGGCCATCATCCGTGCCATCCACGTCACGTCGATGTTCAAGCTCACGGGCAACACTCCGACGAACTCGCTCCACCTCACCACGGTGCAACTCTCGACCTGCGCGGTGATCTTCTCGGCGGCGTCACTGTTCTACGGCGACTCGATCCCGCACTTTCTGGCCCGTCTCGACCCCGGACGCACGCTCCTGTTCCTCTACCTCGTACTCGCCTGCACCGTCTTCGCGTTCCTGATCCAGACCTGGGCCGTCCGACGCACCTCGCCCTCCAGAGTGAGCCTCCTCCTTGGAACTGAGCCGGTCTGGGCTGCAATCGTCGGAATCGCCGTCGCTCATGACCTGGTGGCCCTCGCCGGATACGTCGGAATCGCCCTCATCCTCGCCGGAACCGCCTGGGGCCGGTCCGTCGAGCAACG